Proteins from one Salvelinus sp. IW2-2015 linkage group LG9, ASM291031v2, whole genome shotgun sequence genomic window:
- the LOC111968762 gene encoding thrombospondin-1-like yields the protein MKLTGVFLLLVLWNCEGSRVAESGDDNSVYDLFELVKVNKRHQGVTLVKGADPYSPAYKVLNADLIPPVPEISFRDLIDSVQAERGFLLLVNFKQYKKTRGSILTVEKKDGSGPIFEIISNGKAQTLDVVYSTGNKQQVVSIEDADLATGHWKNITLFIQEDRAQLFVGCEEINISEIDVPIQKVLTHEVADIARLRIGKGAVKDRFMGVLQNVRFVFGTTLEAIMRNKGCQSSATLTDVMTLDNPVNGSSPAIRTDYTGHKSKEIQQVCGLSCEYITSMFKELKGLGVVVKQLSNELNRVNKESTLLMNQMNIQPGVCLHNGIVHKDKDEWTVDGCTECTCQNSATVCRKISCPLMPCANATVPDGECCPRCGTPSDYAEDGWSPWSEWTHCSVSCGRGIQQRGRSCDRINSNCEGTSVQTRDCYPQECDKRFRQDGGWSHWSPWSSCSVTCGEGVITRIRLCNSPTPQMGGRDCQGQGRETEVCQKSPCPIDGVWGPWSLWDTCSVTCGGGFQTRQRLCNNPTPKYGGKECQGDGKTSQLCGKEDCPIDGCLSNPCFAGAKCTSFDDGSWKCGACPVGYTGDGINCKDIDECKEVRDACFTLNGVHRCENTEPGYNCLACPPRYSGQQPFGRGVEQATAKKQVCTPRNPCQDGSHDCNKNANCIYLGQFSDTMFRCECKPGYAGNGHICGDDTDLDGWPNKDLLCVENATYHCKKDNCPNLPNSGQEDHDNDGLGDACDHDDDNDGIPDDRDNCPMVYNPAQYDVDRDDVGDRCDNCVHESNPDQVDTDNNGEGDACAIDIDGDGILNERDNCPYVYNVDQRDTDGDGVGDHCDNCPLENNPDQIDSDSDRVGDKCDNNQDIDEDGHQNNLDNCPYIPNANQADHDKDGKGDACDHDDDNDGIPDDKDNCRLAFNPDQLDSDGDGRGDVCKDDFDQDNILDIYDVCPENFAISETDFRRFQMVPLDPKGTSQIDPNWVVRHQGKELVQTVNCDPGIAVGFDEFNAVDFSGTFFINTDRDDDYAGFVFGYQSSSRFYVVMWKQITQTYWSHTPTRAQGYSGVSIKVVNSTTGPGEHLRNALWHTGDTAGQVRTLWHDPKNIGWKDYTAYRWHLIHRPKSGLIRVVMYEGKRIMADSGNIYDKTYAGGRLGMYVFSQEMTYFSDLKYECRDS from the exons ATGAAGCTGACAGGAGTATTTCTCCTTTTGGTGCTTTGGAATTGTGAGGGCAGCCGGGTGGCAG AGAGTGGAGATGATAACAGTGTATACGACCTATTCGAGCTTGTGAAAGTGAACAAGAGGCACCAAGGAGTTACCTTGGTAAAAGGCGCAGATCCCTACAGCCCAGCCTATAAGGTCTTGAACGCAGACCTGATCCCCCCGGTTCCCGAGATCTCCTTCAGGGACCTCATTGATTCAGTACAAGCTGAAAGAGGATTCCTTCTCCTCGTCAACTTCAAGCAGTACAAGAAAACCAGGGGTAGTATTTTGACTGTGGAGAAGAAAGACGGATCAGGACCGATATTCGAAATTATTTCTAATGGCAAGGCGCAAACTCTGGATGTGGTATACTCTACCGGGAACAAGCAACAGGTAGTGTCCATAGAAGATGCAGATCTAGCGACAGGACATTGGAAGAATATCACGCTGTTCATTCAGGAAGATCGTGCCCAGCTGTTCGTAGGATGTGAAGAGATCAATATATCCGAAATAGACGTGCCCATCCAAAAGGTCCTGACGCATGAGGTTGCGGACATTGCCCGTCTGAGAATTGGAAAAGGAGCTGTGAAAGACAGATTTATG GGAGTGCTTCAGAACGTGCGCTTCGTTTTTGGAACCACTTTGGAGGCAATCATGCGCAATAAGGGATGCCAAAGCT CTGCAACATTGACTGATGTCATGACCCTGGACAACCCAGTCAATGGGTCTAGCCCAGCAATAAGGACTGATTACACTGGCCACAAAAGCAAAG AAATTCAGCAGGTCTGTGGCTTGTCCTGTGAGTATATCACCAGCATGTTCAAGGAGCTCAAGGGACTCGGCGTGGTTGTTAAGCAGCTGTCAAACGAGCTCAACAGAGTG AATAAGGAGAGCACTCTGCTCATGAACCAGATGAACATCCAACCTGGGGTCTGTCTTCACAACGGCATCGTGCACAAGGACAAAGATGAGTGGACCGTGGACGGCTGCACAGAGTGTACCTGCCAG AACTCTGCCACTGTGTGTCGCAAAATCTCTTGTCCCCTGATGCCCTGTGCCAACGCCACCGTGCCCGATGGAGAGTGCTGCCCACGTTGTGGAACCC CGAGTGACTATGCTGAGGATGGCTGGTCCCCCTGGTCCGAATGGACTCATTGTTCTGTGTCTTGTGGACGGGGAATCCAGCAGCGAGGTCGATCATGCGACCGCATCAACAGCAATTGCGAGGGCACCTCTGTGCAGACCCGCGACTGCTACCCTCAGGAATGTGACAAGCGCT TCAGGCAGGATGGTGGCTGGAGCCACTGGTCTCCCTGGTCCTCCTGCTCTGTGACCTGTGGTGAAGGAGTCATCACCCGCATTCGCCTTTGCAACTCCCCAACTCCCCAGATGGGAGGCAGAGACTGCCAAGGACAGGGCAGAGAGACCGAGGTCTGCCAGAAATCACCTTGTCCAA TTGACGGAGTCTGGGGACCCTGGTCTTTATGGGACACCTGCTCTGTCACCTGTGGAGGTGGATTCCAGACTCGCCAGCGTCTTTGTAACAACCCCACCCCCAAATACGGAGGAAAGGAATGTCAGGGTGACGGCAAAACATCCCAACTGTGTGGAAAAGAGGACTGCCCTATTG ATGGCTGTCTGTCCAACCCCTGCTTTGCTGGCGCTAAGTGTACCAGCTTTGATGATGGTTCCTGGAAGTGTGGCGCATGCCCAGTGGGCTACACCGGAGACGGCATCAACTGCAAGGACATCGATGAGTGCAAGGAGGTCCGTGACGCATGCTTCACACTCAACGGAGTCCACCGCTGTGAGAACACTGAGCCTGGTTACAACTGCCTTGCCTGCCCCCCTCGCTACTCAGGACAACAGCCCTTCgggagaggagtggagcaggCCACAGCCAAGAAACAG GTGTGCACACCTCGTAACCCCTGCCAAGACGGCAGCCATGATTGCAACAAGAATGCCAACTGTATCTACCTGGGTCAGTTCAGCGACACTATGTTCCGCTGTGAGTGCAAACCTGGTTACGCTGGCAATGGCCACATCTGTGGAGATGACACTGACCTGGATGGATGGCCCAACAAAGACCTCCTGTGTGTGGAGAATGCCACCTACCACTGCAAGAAG GACAACTGTCCAAACCTTCCCAACTCTGGACAGGAGGATCACGACAATGATGGGCTTGGTGACGCTTGCGATCACGATGATGACAACGATGGGATCCCTGATGATAGG GACAACTGCCCAATGGTCTACAACCCCGCTCAGTATGATGTGGACAGAGATGACGTTGGTGATCGATGTGATAACTGTGTGCATGAGAGCAACCCCGACCAAGTCGACACAGACAACAACGGAGAGGGGGATGCCTGTGCTATTGACATTGACGGTGATG GCATTCTAAATGAGAGGGACAACTGCCCATACGTCTACAATGTGGACCAGAGAGACACTGACGGGGATGGAGTGGGAGACCACTGCGACAATTGCCCTCTTGAAAACAACCCAGACCAG ATTGACTCTGACTCAGACCGTGTGGGAGACAAGTGCGACAACAACCAGGACATTGATGAGGACGGTCATCAGAACAACTTGGACAACTGTCCCTATATCCCCAACGCCAACCAGGCCGACCACGACAAAGACGGCAAGGGTGACGCCTGTGACCACGATGATGACAATGACGGTATCCCTGACGACAAGGACAACTGTAGGCTGGCCTTTAACCCTGACCAGCTGGACTCTGATG gTGATGGTCGTGGAGATGTTTGCAAAGATGACTTTGACCAAGACAACATTCTTGATATCTACGATGTGTGCCCTGAGAACTTTGCCATCAGTGAGACGGACTTCCGCAGGTTCCAGATGGTACCGCTGGACCCCAAGGGAACCTCCCAGATCGACCCCAACTGGGTGGTCCGCCACCAGGGCAAAGAACTGGTGCAGACCGTCAACTGTGACCCTGGCATCGCTGTTG GGTTCGATGAGTTCAACGCAGTGGACTTCAGTGGAACGTTCTTTATCAACACAGACAGGGACGATGACTATGCTGGATTTGTGTTTGGGTACCAGTCCAGCTCCAGGTTCTACGTGGTAATGTGGAAGCAGATCACACAGACTTACTGGTCCCACACGCCGACCAGAGCTCAGGGCTACTCCGGAGTGTCCATCAAAGTGGTCAACTCCACCACAGGACCTGGGGAGCATCTGAGGAATGCCCTCTGGCACACCGGTGACACTGCTGGACAG GTGCGTACTCTGTGGCACGACCCCAAGAACATCGGCTGGAAAGACTACACCGCCTACAGATGGCACCTGATCCACAGGCCCAAGTCTGGACTCATCAG AGTTGTGATGTATGAAGGCAAGAGAATCATGGCCGATTCCGGAAATATCTACGACAAGACTTATGCTGGTGGAAGACTAGGCATGTATGTCTTCTCTCAGGAGATGACATACTTCTCAGACCTCAAATATGAATGCAGAG atTCTTAA